The following are encoded together in the Deltaproteobacteria bacterium genome:
- a CDS encoding DUF4926 domain-containing protein, giving the protein MKHRLLDTVVLDRDLPEHGLCRGDLGAVVEVYEPDGVEVEFVRASGNTQAVVTLSADDVRPVRDSDQIAVRCVEQAA; this is encoded by the coding sequence ATGAAACACCGGCTACTCGACACCGTCGTACTAGACCGCGACCTGCCCGAGCACGGTTTGTGCCGCGGCGACCTCGGCGCCGTCGTTGAAGTCTATGAACCGGACGGCGTCGAGGTCGAGTTCGTGCGAGCATCAGGAAATACGCAGGCGGTCGTCACCCTATCCGCAGACGATGTGCGGCCCGTCCGCGACTCCGATCAGATAGCCGTTCGCTGTGTGGAGCAGGCGGCGTGA